The genomic segment AACAAAGGAAtgatcatttctttctctttttttatacaGGAAATTGCATCAACATGATTCCACCTATTTTGTCACTGCCTATCAACTTTCTAGAGGGCAgtcatggttcagtggtagaattttcaccttccgtGGGGGAATGCCAGGTTTGATTCCTATTTGTCAATGCAAGCTTGCGTTCTGCTATGATACCAAAtaggtttcagggaagcttccaAATTAAGATAGACTAAGAAGTAAGGCcggatgatctacttctgagaatcagtcagtggaaaccttatagatcacagtGCTCTGATCCCCTTGTGAGTGGGCTTGCCAAGAGTTGTAGGTCAACTCAAAGCAGTTAACAACACATCCCTTCGCTGCTTAGGATGTTATTACCAccttttgaaaaacaaagatgaagaTGTAATTGGGTGCAATCTATTTTTCACATAATATCAGGATATTGCATTTAGGAAATGTCAATATTGTTATCAACACTGGATCCATACAAAATTCAATTGAGGAATATCACTGAAGTCACTGTATTTACTTTGCTGGGGTTTACAGGTGATTTTGAGCTACAAGTATatctctttttactattttttgcAATCTATATTTTTACTCTGGTGGGAAATATGGGACTGGTTCTATTAGTCATGGCAGATGCCCGGCTCCACAACCCCATGTACTATTTTCTGAGTGTGTTATCTTTCTTAGATGTCTGCTCTTCTTCAGTTGTCACCCCAAAAATGTTAGTCAATTTCCTGGCAGAGAATAAAGTCATTTCATTTCCTGGATGTGCAACACAGCTGCTGCTCTTTGTCACTTTTGGGACCACAGAATCCTTTCTTTTGGCGGCAATGGCATATGATCGCTATGTAGCAATCTACAACCCACTTCTATATTCAGTTAACATGTCACCCAGGGTCTATGTGTCACTCATCATTGCTTCTTATGTTTGTGGTATTTCACATGCTACTTTAGACACAGTGGCAACTTTtagcctctctttttttttctgtgcatcCAATGAAATTAGACACATCTTTTGTGATATCCCCCCACTCCTTGCTATCTCCTACTCTGACACTCTTATCAACCAACTTCTACTCTTCTACTTTGTGGGATCTATTGAGATGGTCAATATTCTGATTGTCTGTATATCTTATGGATTCATTTTTATGGCCATTCTGAAGGTGCATTCTGCTGAAGAAAGGCGAAAAGTGTTTTCCACTTGTGGCTCTCACCTAACTGGAGTATCAATTTACCATGGAACAATCCTCTTCATGTACTTGAGACCAAGTTCCAGCTATGCTTTGGACCATGATATGATAGTGTCTGTATTCTACACCATTGTGATTCCCATGCTGAATCCCATCATCTACAgtttgaggaacaaagatgtaaaagaggCAATGAAGAAATGTTTCAGAGAAATTGGTTCCTAAATAAAGTACATTTTTAGCATTGTAAAACTAAAAAGAATGTTGGCTGTCAGTCCATATTTCTAAAGTTGAATCTAGAAAAGaaactgtcttgtttttctgttaAAGTGTCTATATGTTCTAGAATATTTCCTAATAAAGCATTAATCAACCTTCGAAGGCAGAATTTTATAAGTTGAGATAAATTGCATCATTTATATGCCTAtaggattattttcaaatttaGGCATATTAAACATTCAGTGATGAATCTATATTGGTATGATTAGGATTTGTTTAAGTTGATCTTCACTTACTTATAATGATGATGTCCTGAGAACTCTATGACTTCACATATTCTCACATTGTTTATAGTAACTCTTCAGCAAACATTTAGAAGTTGATTTCCCATTCTGGAACCCCTGGGTAGGACCTGCCAAAGATTACTATCCCCTTATGTCCCGACACACTCAGGTCTATCTAGGCCTTTGAATATGTCTTCTATACCATTTGGCTCAACACCATAAATGTTGATCCCATTATTACAGTTTTTCTTTGCTATCGTCCAATCACAAAAATTGATTAGACTCATTCTGCAACTACTGAGGGACTAGGTGGTAGCATTTATTGAGAGTATATGTAAGGCTCAGTAAAAATGAACGTATAGCTTAGAGAATAATCTACTACTGGCAATTCTGTGTGGTTGCttcaaaatctgaaaaaaaaaaaactatcccatcgttgtaaatattttaatgattCTAGTTCAATTACTAGCTCTTCCTTTACTCTCTATGAAGAACAACCCTGCATTGgtctatatgtaaaaaaaaaaaaaaaaaaaaaaaacttaatggaCCAATGAGCATGGCTCAGGGAATGAAAAAGATTCTACATTACCTCAACTCTCTCCTGATTATACCGACTGttcatttaattatttgtttttatttcaatatttatTTCGAGATTCATTATAAGTAAAAATTATGCTTCATTTAGTAAAACTCATTTTCTTTCTATCAGTGTTGGTTACCTTGTGGCTCTACCATAACAAAATCATTAGAACCTAGCAATCAAAACAGTGTTCCTACAAaagccaattcttttttttttc from the Loxodonta africana isolate mLoxAfr1 chromosome 7, mLoxAfr1.hap2, whole genome shotgun sequence genome contains:
- the LOC100673750 gene encoding olfactory receptor 5T9-like produces the protein MSILLSTLDPYKIQLRNITEVTVFTLLGFTGDFELQVYLFLLFFAIYIFTLVGNMGLVLLVMADARLHNPMYYFLSVLSFLDVCSSSVVTPKMLVNFLAENKVISFPGCATQLLLFVTFGTTESFLLAAMAYDRYVAIYNPLLYSVNMSPRVYVSLIIASYVCGISHATLDTVATFSLSFFFCASNEIRHIFCDIPPLLAISYSDTLINQLLLFYFVGSIEMVNILIVCISYGFIFMAILKVHSAEERRKVFSTCGSHLTGVSIYHGTILFMYLRPSSSYALDHDMIVSVFYTIVIPMLNPIIYSLRNKDVKEAMKKCFREIGS